The window TTACGCCGGAGAATAGGACGAGTTAAATCAGACCCGACTGTGAATGTGTACGGACAAGCGAAAAAACAGATGATCACGGGTCTCATCACGCTCACTGCAAAAGATACATGGCTGGTTCACACCCCATACTCTCATTCTCGAGCCAGTTGAGAGCCAATCTTTTACTCGCGAGCCAAACGATGGAAGAATACCGGGGGACTCTGCGGGAACAAAACCGTTTTATACCACGGCACTTTACTCCTAGAGTGTCGAATCTGATTCCAAATGCACTTTGACGAGAAGGACTTGAACACAAGTTGATCATAGGGAACATCATGTCCATTTTCAGGTAGCGAGAGACTAGTGTTACATATTTGAGCATTGTGTCATTGTAATTTCATTATTCGTTTTTATCTTGTGATTTGTAAACTTTCCGAACTTTCGTTATCAATATAATTAATCctttcagtgaaaaaaaaaaaaaaaaaaaNCTTCAAGGAACTACTTGTATAGAGATTGATGATTGATAGAGATTGGAAGTATTGTACAATGATCTCATGATCATAAAATTTAAggtacatatatttatatagagagGAGAATGCTAATCCTAATTAACCTGGTTTACCAATATACATAAATGGGATAATTATGAGAAAACTCACAGATATTCTAAACTAATTTAGATACTTATACACTACTAAGTACTAAGATTGACATAGTTTTAAGAGCAAACTATAACCATGATTCCCATAACATAATGTTAATGTGCATTACATGAACATGTTCAAAGCATTGTAGACTTTAATCTGTTTCAGGGCCATGTGTTGTTGACAGTGATAAAGTAAACCCTTGTTGCCAGAAGTCTTGGCCAATGGCGTCTTCAAAGCATTGTGGTTTCAGATTGCCAAAATAAAAACAGGgacttcaatttttattagGAACATAATTTCGATGTCTGAGAACCAGGACAGATGTTTTCTGCATAATTCATGTACAGTTAAAACACATCTTGATCGATTCAACAGAAAACCAAACACAGACTccattcattattattattcgcAGAAACAAGATCTAGAGACCGAAATGATAACACCATTCATAAGCTCGGTTTGTTCCTAGGACGGTGAAAGCATATCACCAGTCATCTTCTCTGCTTTCTCCCCACGCTCACCTGAAATGTTTGATcaacatacatacatattttaAGGCAAGCCAAGATTTGTGTCTTTCTTACAACAAGAAAAAGACTTTTGAAGGTTTTTTACCTGTCCGAACTCTTATGACATCTGACACTGGCAAAACTGTGCACAACCAACAAGAGACGGTCACAATCTGAGATAGATTCATTGTGCATTTTGAGGTATGAAACATAAATCTGATATTTTGAAAAGAGTATAGTTACCGAAAATTTTGCCATCACCAATCTCTCCTGTCCTGGCTCCATCAATTATTGTGTTGATTACAGATTCCACctgcaacaagaaaaaaagtaatGGTCTAAACTCGAATCTcgcttaaatttttttgattattttgaacCATATACTTACTTGGTCTTTCTTAACAACGATTTCCATTTTAACTTTAGCAACAAAGTTGTCTTCCGAGAACTCAGAGCCTGCAAAATGCAACCCATGTGTATAGAAAAGTCATGAACACATTTTGACAATAAGAAGAATCATCAAAACCAATTCTTGAATGCGAGGTCTTACCACCATGTCTCTCTGTGGAACCACCTTGTGCACCAAACCCTCGAACATCAGAGACAGTAACACCTCGAATCCCGATTTTCAATAAAGCcttgatatttttttccatatatatatatatatatatatatatatattcatgaaacagagaaactcaagatttagtttgatttttcaCAAGTACAATACTCATCTGTATGTTAATGGAAGTAACAAGTATATACAATAACTGTAACAACACTAAACCCTTCAATTCGAATTCACATTTTAAACACTAGAGAAATGAAGATTTGACCAATCCACATTTCAAAGAATTCAGAGTCTTCTTGGATAACAACTAATAATGAAAACCTCAAGTGAGTAGCAAAGTTCAAATCTTTTCACAAATCAAAACTGAGAGAGGACAAGGAAGATCTTACAGATGAAACCTGCTGAATTCTCCATGGCCTTTTAATATCCCAACATTCATACATTTCAAAATGAAGAAATCAGTTAGGTCTCCACttagaaacacaaacaacattGTGTCACATACCAATGAttgatacaacaaaacaaatggaACCACAAAATTTCAATGCTTTACCTGACAATAGCTTCAACCTTGTAAAATTTTGAGTCTGGAACATAATCTaacaaagataagaaaaatGCTATGAACACACTCAAAATATAAACCCAATTGATCAAAAGAAAGATCAGAAACAACCCCCATCATTGTTGGCTTACCAGAAGATCCTTCAGCTCTAACGACAGGTAAAACACGAGTGTTACTCGGTGATCTTGTGACCAAATCGAGGCGAGAATGTCTGAATCCAGAACAAATCGAAATGCAATCAGAGAAAGCAATGTTCTTTCGATCAGAACAGAAACCGAGTGAAGTTATCGAGATGGGTTTCGCCATTGTAGCCGCCATGattgttttgttagttttacACAACTTTTCGAGAGTTTGCTTTTCTCCTTACCAACTGAGATTTCAACCATCGAAAGCGAAGGAGGAGGAGGCAGTATAAATGGAAGTAAGTAAGTAACTTCGAAGTTGACGACGAGTCGGTTTACCGGTTAAGTATAAAATTCATTTTCCGGTTTACACCGGTTAAGTGAATTGGCTCTGATCGAGTCTCTCTCGTCTGCTTTAAAAGTTAGGATTTTTCGATTTTACAGGGTgaggtgtgaaacaaataaatggCTGAGGAAGATTACATATACAGAATCAGTACGGATCAAGAATGGGAAGAGTTTAAGAAGAATGGATCATCTCTTGGTGGAGAACTCGATAAGTCTACTGGTTGTTTTCATCTCAGCAAGCTCGATCAggtctctctatatatatattaaagatctCGGCTTTTTCCATATGGGTGTTTACGAAACACTGAGATTTAGCTTTGACCTTGTGAAAGATCAATACTTTTTTATGTAGATTTGATTTTGGCTGCTTTTAGTGATGAAATTGCTTCTCTGGTTTCTAGGTACAATCAACATTGAAGAACTTTTTCTTGAATGTTAAAGAAGATCTTTACCTTCTCCAAGTCGATCCTAAGAAGGTTTGTTCATTTGATGTTGACTCTTTATCCTTTAATTTTGAAACATATGGGGATTATAAGTATTTTGGTATTAGGGATCCTCTAGTTTGGTGAGTGGTTGATCTTGTCaaatgtttgtttatgtttaagTAGATGAACAATTAACAATAGTGGGTTTGAGATGAAAGCAAGAAACTTCTTGAGCCTGCCTTGTATTAGTGTACTTTGTGATGTTGATTGATCCTAGAGTTGATTGTATGTGGTTTATGCTACCAAAGTTTAGAAACTATACACAAAGCGAGGTACTACTCGTTTGTTTACCAAGCTGCGTTAAGGACAAACACCATCTAAGTAATAGAACAATAGTCTTAGGATGCACACTGATGGGAATCATTTGAATCCTGAAGCTAAACTTATGCTTCCATGATATTTTGAATACGCTTTAGGGCTGAGAAGACAATTGCCAATATAGTCTATAGATTCTAAGACTGGAGTATGCAACATTAGAGATTGACATACTCATGTGTTTGTTTTGCAGCTTGGAGATGGATTGATCTATGAATCTGTGGATGAAGTGAATAGCTTCCCTCACTTCTATGGTCCAGACAAAACCTTTGTTCCTCTTCCTCTAGATTCTGTTGTCAAAGCTGAGAAGTTAACATTCAGCAATGGCAATTTCACCTGCAGCTTCTTGACTTGTTGATGATCCACTGATTTATGTGTGTAATTGCAATGTCGCTTTTAATAatcaagtaattaaaaaaaaaattgtttcttattCACGAAAACAGAACCAGAAACAGAGTGTATTATTATCATTACAATGCAAGATTAAGATCTAAACCATTATCTAATAAACCACCATTAAGATCCAAACCATTATCTTCTCTTGTctccttctctgtttcttcttcttcgtcttctgcttcttcttcttccttgtcctGTTCTTGATTCTTGTTGGTAGGGACAATCGAATTCGATGATGGCTTTAAGTTTAAATCAACACAGTGAGAGAAATCTTCGGGACGGAAAACAGGAATAATGCCGGAGTCGGATCTCTTGGCCGGAACCGAAGCAACGTCGCCGGAATCTTGAGTTAACTCTTGTCGTCTTCGTTTCTTGGCCTCTCGATAGTTTTTGATCAGACTAAAGAACATATCCATCTTCTTGTTCTCCAACTCCTCGTCTTCGTGTGAGTCATCGATCTCGTTGATCCTCATGTTCTCtgactttttctcttctttgttcatTATCGCCATGACAATGTGGGGAAGGAGGAAGAGtatgatgaagaggaagaggaagaggtagaagaagaagaagaagaagaagtgaagaaagattggtttttgtttctttttatttttatttcggggaatttttagggtttcgaggagaaatgtttatttgtgAGAAGATAACGTAATATATTAGGTGATGGAGTTTTAAAAAGACTAAAGTACCCCTTTTaacctataattttttttatatatatttactaattggtattttgaattttaattgattttgaataGTAGGAtgtgaaaattgaaaattctcaTTGACTTCACcatctattttgttttcattttattcaaaataaaacaaaattaatcatttagATTTCAAGATCACAAAGTTCATTCATATTttgaggattttaatatttaacttttaaatcatatttaactctatgaatacataataataatttaatgaaatgaaataaagaatgaccaactaaagaaaatttaaataaaataatgaaattgatattaaaaacaaGTTAATAACACATGTCAATTAgagtatattataatattatatactactaatattatagtcaggtaattttttttttttaattttttgtcaaacaatcaGGTAGTTTATTCAATACTCCATAATTTATGTTCATTGTGGAAAACGTGATCAGGGGGCAAGAAAGTAATTTAACATTGTGGAAAACAATCAGGTAGTTTATTCAATACTCCATAATTTAACACTTATTAGTCATCGCCATTTGCTCGGtaattgcattttttgttttgtttttggggtcTAGAGAAGACTGTGGAACTTAATTATTGACTATGCCTTTACTTTGCATCTAGAAAAATTGATCTAGCGTATCAGATTGTGATGCTCTATGATACTGGCCGTTGGATTTTGGTCAAATCCCCAACTCGCAAAATGTGATTGTATGTAGACCATCTACATCTAGGGTGAAGAAAATGCTTGTTCTTGATTTGTATATTTCTGAAGATATAAAAACTTGAATTTTACGcaggaaaaaaaagtatatgattGGCCagatttgcttcttcttcttttccatggttttttattcattaatctttctctattaatatatattcttgGTTGGttgttgaaccaaaaaaaaaaaaaaacaaaacaagagcaATTCTGATTTCATAAAAGGAGAATTGCTCAAAATGGTATCGTTTTAGACTTTTAGGTTACTTTATATTGATGTTCTAAAGACAAATTTATATGAATCTTTACTTGTTAAAGTTTTAGTTCTAATAATGGACTTCTCATAACTCACACTATTTTGAACTTTTAATGGATATTCTGATATATTGCGACTAGGAGTGTCAAAATGGTAATCCGACCCAATCCGACCTATATCCACATGGGTTCGAGATTTTCGTAGATGGGTTCAACCCAACCCATTTATTATAATGGGTTGAATTTATATACCCAAacccaataatataaaacttaatggCTAAATGAGTTATATGGGTTACccgtatataaataaaataaaataaaataattaatattaaatccataacatattatataaaatagaattataaaaccaaccaaagttttcaaacttaagaaaataatatctagatattaaaataaaacttcacatttattttagatcattgacatatatattattatttactttttttgtttagcaaagaagaaaaacttaacatttattttagatattttacataaattagttacaaaaaagaagatattttacatattaatagatacatattatgttatattatatatttattatttttgtttttttcgattAACCCATGGGTAACCCATAACCCTAATGGGTTTATTCCGTTAAACCCATTGGACAAACCCATCAAAACCCATTTATTTATGAGTATAAAAATTTAACACATACCCGTTTAAATAATAGACAAACAGGATAAACCCATGGgtttctacccattttgacacccctaattGCGACACACCCAAAAATGAAGGAGATAAACAACTGCCAAAGTTGTAATGTTCTGTCtactttctatttatatatactaggatgTCGGCCTGTGCGTTACCGCATGggaaagtgaaaacttgaaatgattaacattgttaatttcacatttcgagTGAAAatgttttggtaattttttaactgtataatctaaaagtcataaataatgactaacatgaattaaccaaattagttaaataaaatatttgttatatatatataaaaacgaaaaatcgattcagtgacaataagagaataatgttaaagatatataaatctaggtttaccgaatcatactcagataatctaattttgaaagatattcacataaaataaaatttaaattattattctatcgaaatttataaaaaataataagagaatcatGGAGAAAGAGCTCATAGCTGCAAGTGCAACAAACCAaatgactaaaaagataaatttatgaaaaattagaaatcacaattaattacctaaattaatacttgaaagAGATGATCAATACATTTAGATGGGaaacgacaccaaacaaaaattagatgaatgaatcaataaataaaacaatccaaattttttaacaaagatgagtatattaatgttgattaataaattgaaagaaaataatcctcagaattttcaattttggagGTATTAAACAATAGTCAGATAACAAAAACTCATTTCAAgatccataatatatatatatatatatatatataaacaaagaggtgtgaaacaaaaatatgcgaaaactaacaaatgtgaacattgaaatctgggagtacgacgaagaaacacaattgttggatcaaaatattgcaacttataagatcattaacaaatctaaacagttagatgagataataaaaataatctcatcagttatatttaaattgacccctaaaagtgagtttgctataatatataaacatataaacctataattttatttattaaattgtaagtataaaaaatactcagaaaacaataaatttgaaacttgtttttgtattccataaaagtttatatataataaacaaagaggtgtaaaatataaaggtgtaaaacatagaagggtaaaaaaaatgtgaaaaattaATAGGTGGGATTTTTGAAGATGAGGGTACGACgaaaagatgcaaaaatatgaaaataaagacgtgtgaaacaaaaaggtgtgaaacaaaaagatgcaaaaactaacaagtacaaacattgaaatcaaggggtacgacaaagaaacacaattgttgaatcaaaacactgcaattttatataaacaaagaggtgtgaaacagaaaggtgtgaaaacatggtgagatcattaataatacttaaataatTAACACAGGgtgacaaagaaacacaattgttggatcgagtctttgaaacttttgagatcattaacacagggtgagatcattaataatacttaaataaaaaaactcttttcaaaatccataaaaatctgtatatatatatatatatatataaacaaaaaggtgtgaaaacaaagaagtgtgaaacaaaggtgtgaaacaaaaatgtgcgaaaactaacaagtgcaaccattgaaagctaggggtacgacgaagaaacacaattgttggatcaaaacattgcaactttatataaacaaagaggtataAAATAAAAGGGTGTGAAATCTAACGGGTGTCAACATAGAAAGCTggaggtgcaacgaagaaacacaattgttggatcgaaactttgcaacttttgagatcactaacaaagggtgagatcattaatcataCTCAAAAAACAGAAACgtttttcaaagttcataaaaatctgtatatatatatataaacaaagagtgtgaaaacaaagaggtatcaaacaaaaaggtgtgaaacaaaaaggtgcgaaaactaacaattgcaaccattgaaagctaggagtacaacaaagaaacacaattgttggatcaaaacattgcaattttatataaacaaagaggtgtaaacaaaatggtgtgaaaactaacgggtgccaacatggaaagctgggggtgcaacgaagaaacataattgttggaccaaaactttgcaactttgagatcattaacaaagggtgagatcattaataatactcaaagaacaaaaactcttttcaaagtccataaaaatctgtatatataaaaaaataaagagtgtgaaaacaaagaggtgtgaaaactaacaagtgcaaccattgaaagctaggagTACGACGaataaacacaattgttggatcaaaacattgcaactttatataaataaataggtgtaaaacaaaagggtgtgaaaactaacgggtgccaacatggaaagctgggggtgtaacgaagaaacacaattgttggaccaaaactttgcaactttgagatcattaacaaagggtgagatcattaataatactcaaagaacaaaaactcttttcaaagtccataaaaatctgtatatataaaaaaataaagagtgtgaaaacaaagaggtgtgaaaactaacaagtgcaaccattgaaagctaggagTACGACGaataaacacaattgttggatcaaaacattgcaactttatataaataaataggtgtaaaacaaaagggtgtgaaaactaacaggtgccaacatggaaagctgggggtgcaacgaagaaatacaattgttggaccaaaacattgcaacttttgagatcattaacaaatggtttaataggtgcgatttttaaaagatggaggtacgacgaagaaacacgattattggaaaaaaaaactctaatggAGAACTTTCGCTCAGTAGTGGTGAGAAGTTTATTTCCGTATATACTCCTTTGTtcgatatattttattatgaaacCTCCGGGTTAAAATTTTGTAGGACGAACCTGGATACTCCCATTTCAAGTGAGTAGTAACTAATTAATGGGTTTAATATATCTCTTATTGCAAATTCTAGGTTTCTTGACATTTTTCGTTTAGCGTAATTACGTACAGAACCACCATATATTAGGAATTGATTTCCcacttatgtctatgaatcggTACCATCATGTTCTTCAATCAACGACATTGAAAACGAAGTCGATGTGGTGAACAGGTGATAATAACATCTCAccttttgatgttttcttttttgtgttaaactctttttataaatttcttgcttttctttttttgggcaTATTCTAGATCACTCTAAAAAGTGACTGctatacattatgtttttaaaaattgtatatacaaattagaaagtcatcaaagactaaataagttacctttagtagACATTTTCTTCctaacttgacttgtcatttggtcgtgcttacgctttctagaatttgaatttgtgttgtcaCAAGTATGTCTGGCTTTTTCTTCGGCACTTTCTATTTTCAtgctcatttgtaatatttctatatattatcaaaaaatttaatacccagaaagtataaaaaataaaattcaactaaaattttaaaaaactttatttacaaaaaaaatggaaactaaCCTGGATCATTAAATCTAATGGACATCctacataacaaaaataaagatttttttacaatcataccatgtttattaaaaaaaaaaaagtaggttaaataagtcaataatagaacatatataaaattataccatgtttgttaaaaaaatttggcttattCGTAGCTCTAGCATCAATGCATGTAATCATGCCTCTCTTATAAACTTTACTAGAATATGACCCGTGCTAGATcacgggttgaaattttttttgtttattttgtaatttttattcaaaacatcatatttgtgattattttatttattttaaaagtttttttggatggaaCACTATGTCATAAAATCATATGAtgaatataacttatgaaaataacaactattttgtaagatatattctAGTAGATTTAGAATTTTACCCACGGCATACTACGAGTTAAGTTgtgtgataatttttttttattatttgatttgtttagtgtttaaaattatatattgtattttgattgttaattctatgacttaaTCCAAagtataccgcatattaattttaggactaaatatgtaacatatgtttgtcaaaatcatcttgaTCAAGAATGtctaccaaacaacattattgcaaaatttaatttaatccgagaaatcatatttgttgaaatttcaactcgtgctcATATTTCTTGGAATTCTTTCATGTGAATTCTTTCAGttctgaatgatttatatttttccaaacaaaaaaaaagaataatttatattaaaagcttggaaggatgttaggtaagattttattttgaactgtACAGTAAGAtttcggaaatcacgattaagtgtgattaattaccaagattttattactttttacgGCTAATAGTATATATGGtataacaatacatggaataataaagattttaagaggattctttgggatattaTTAATTGTATTCATATATCCCACATAAtgatcaattattttttttcctttttttgtaactaacctatgtttaatttaatctataacctattttgtaaccgacttataaaaattatatagtctacaaaaaaatgttgtgtacttccgttttattatataggggatatgcTTGAATGTTATACTCTTTCCCAacctaacaaattaaaaagccaCATACACTCATATTTTGTTCCACCGTATCTAACAGTAATAGTAAtctaactgaaaataaattaacatgCTCGGTGAAGAAATACTAACAGGTCATTCGCAgcgaaaatataaaattaccttgaattagagattgatgcttgttagttaaaaaaacacttcaataaaacaattatttagtaCTCAGAAAGCAAGACAATTTTTCGTAACTTATTTATGTAGTCCAgagaagtttatatataataaacaaagaggtggaAGACATAGAGttgtgaaataaaaaggtgtaaaagttaatagatgtgaaacatggaggtacaacaaagaggtgtaagacatagatgtgtgaaataaaaagatgtaaaaattaatagatgtaaaaattaatagatgtgatttttgaaacatggaggtacaacaaaaagatgcaaaaattaagaggtgtgattttcaaaagatgggggtgcgatgAAAAGACATGATTAATAATTTGCAACTGTTGGagtcattaataattttaaaccgttagatgGAAAAGTAGAATTAATCTCATCCATTGgattaaaattgacaaaaaaaaatgggtttgctattatatatagattataccattatagaaaaaagagaaaataatcgCTCTTTCCATTATTTTCCCACAAATCAAGTCATGGTGATCCACATTTCCCTGAAAGACCACCTAACAAAGACGTCGACGGATTCGATTTGAGACACGGGATTGAAGGTACAGAGAACTCATCTGTGATTCCATAAGCATTCCAACAGAACGGATCCACATCAGTCTCTCCTTTTGAAGGTAACAATTCAATATCCGAAAGTGTTAAGTTTGTGCACGGGACATTGTTGCTACATCCAAAATGCATAGGGGGACTACGAATATCGTATGTGCCTTTTATACTTTGATATACTATATCATTCACATAAACTGCAGATGTTTTGTTAGCACAACTTTTAGCCGTGCAATAGTACTGATCTATGATTATCGGATTGCGGACAGTATCCATATGGATATTGTCAAACGTTACACCCGAGACAGACCCGGATCCACCTTGCCACGTCTTGATCCGTACTCCGTTGTCCGAAAATTTTATGACAGAGTCTCTAACCGTAACGTTGGAGACGCATGCCCGTGAGTTTCTGTCGCCCAAACTTCCAATGCTACAAAATATATCATTTCATTAACATTGAGTATTATGAAATggtaaaaactaaattataaatcacGAGTAGTTTTTACCTAATTCCATGCCCGCCTGGTCCACAAGTGAGATTTCGTACATCGATATCGTATGATCCGGATCCTATCGAGACACAATCATCTCCTATCGAAGAAATGAAGAATCTTGAGTTTGCTTACACTCTAATTAAGTATATTCAAAAATGAAGTGTATAGACATTATGTATATTAGATGTATACCGTTGGAGATAACAGAGTTGTAAATCTCAACGGAGTTGGAGTTCTCAATGTGGATGCCGTCAGTGTTGGGACTAGAAGACGGAGATATTATTCGAAGGAGGTTGATATGAACTACATGGCATTCGTCGAATTTGAGGTGAACCTGTGGGCTGTTCTTTATACTCAGACTTTCCATAATTAGATTCGAGCTCATAAAGAACCTCAAAGCCTGACCACACCAAAAACATGTAAACATCTTTCAACATTACAAGTAATGTactaaatttaagaaaaacataattttttcaaatatttgattttacttaCCGCGGGGCTTTCGCATGGACCAGCATGTGCAGTTTTGTTGACATTCTGCTTGAGCATATTAAGATTCACATgtcataatataattttctaataatttctGTTATGGTTAGTGAAAATGTGCATTTagtattatatattgttatttacCCGATGAGGTTTGCAGGGAAGATCCCACCAAGTTTGTCCACGGCCGTCGATAACTCCCACACCTTTTAGAACCATTCCGTTGACTCTATAAAAGACGAGCCattctcttttgtttaaacCGCTCGGCCACGACTTTGGTCCATCCCGTGGCACGATGGTCCCATCAACCTAAtttaatttgagaaaaaaaattaaacaagagaATTTATAACTATTAGACCCGAattatttaaaagtttgatactcatgaagaaataaaaaataaatttgatattgATTTACTTGGAAGTATTGGTAAGAGCGACAAGGACCAGTGAAAATAGTGGAATGGATCATAAAAGTAAAACCGTAAGGCACAAGCAAGACCGACacagtgttgttgttgtcgttgctACAAGCTGAATCCCAAGCTTTCTTGAACGATTCAGTGTCGTCAGAGACACCGTTGCCTACCGCACCATAGTGCCTGACGTTGTAGACTACTTCGTGGTCGGAATCTTGGGACTGAGATGGAGATTGTGACGGGTCACTAGGGTTTGGTGAGAGAGAAGGAGGCTGAGACGGTGGCTCTGGTTTTGGGTTGGGATTGTCAT is drawn from Camelina sativa cultivar DH55 chromosome 8, Cs, whole genome shotgun sequence and contains these coding sequences:
- the LOC104707915 gene encoding nitrogen regulatory protein P-II homolog, with the translated sequence MAATMAKPISITSLGFCSDRKNIAFSDCISICSGFRHSRLDLVTRSPSNTRVLPVVRAEGSSDYVPDSKFYKVEAIVRPWRIQQVSSALLKIGIRGVTVSDVRGFGAQGGSTERHGGSEFSEDNFVAKVKMEIVVKKDQVESVINTIIDGARTGEIGDGKIFVLPVSDVIRVRTGERGEKAEKMTGDMLSPS
- the LOC104707918 gene encoding protein NIM1-INTERACTING 1-like; this encodes MAIMNKEEKKSENMRINEIDDSHEDEELENKKMDMFFSLIKNYREAKKRRRQELTQDSGDVASVPAKRSDSGIIPVFRPEDFSHCVDLNLKPSSNSIVPTNKNQEQDKEEEEAEDEEEETEKETREDNGLDLNGGLLDNGLDLNLAL
- the LOC104707917 gene encoding uncharacterized protein LOC104707917, with translation MAEEDYIYRISTDQEWEEFKKNGSSLGGELDKSTGCFHLSKLDQVQSTLKNFFLNVKEDLYLLQVDPKKLGDGLIYESVDEVNSFPHFYGPDKTFVPLPLDSVVKAEKLTFSNGNFTCSFLTC
- the LOC104707919 gene encoding polygalacturonase At1g48100-like — encoded protein: MLKLSRDPILSITTLILITLSLFSYETEARLHHHKDNDNPNPKPEPPSQPPSLSPNPSDPSQSPSQSQDSDHEVVYNVRHYGAVGNGVSDDTESFKKAWDSACSNDNNNTVSVLLVPYGFTFMIHSTIFTGPCRSYQYFQVDGTIVPRDGPKSWPSGLNKREWLVFYRVNGMVLKGVGVIDGRGQTWWDLPCKPHRNVNKTAHAGPCESPAALRFFMSSNLIMESLSIKNSPQVHLKFDECHVVHINLLRIISPSSSPNTDGIHIENSNSVEIYNSVISNGDDCVSIGSGSYDIDVRNLTCGPGGHGISIGSLGDRNSRACVSNVTVRDSVIKFSDNGVRIKTWQGGSGSVSGVTFDNIHMDTVRNPIIIDQYYCTAKSCANKTSAVYVNDIVYQSIKGTYDIRSPPMHFGCSNNVPCTNLTLSDIELLPSKGETDVDPFCWNAYGITDEFSVPSIPCLKSNPSTSLLGGLSGKCGSP